In uncultured Bacteroides sp., one genomic interval encodes:
- a CDS encoding NUDIX domain-containing protein, with the protein MINYYSQEKQFYVAVDCIIFGFNQGELSLLLLKRNFEPALGEWSLMGGFVKENESVDDAAKRVLNQLTGLEDVYMDQVGIFGEINRDPGERVVSAAYYALININEYDQELVQKHNAYWVNVNEVPPLVFDHQLMVEKARSLMQHNASTEPIGFNLLPKLFTLTQLQSLFEAIYGDTIDKRNFRKRVAEMDYIEKTDQIDKSGSKRGAYLYKFNSKIYKKDPKFKL; encoded by the coding sequence ATGATTAATTACTATAGTCAGGAAAAGCAATTCTATGTAGCAGTAGACTGCATTATCTTCGGATTTAACCAGGGAGAATTAAGCCTCCTTTTACTAAAACGTAACTTTGAACCAGCCTTGGGAGAATGGTCTCTTATGGGTGGATTCGTTAAGGAAAACGAGAGCGTAGATGATGCAGCAAAAAGAGTATTGAATCAATTAACAGGACTGGAAGATGTATACATGGACCAGGTTGGAATCTTTGGCGAAATAAACCGTGATCCGGGAGAGCGAGTTGTGTCTGCAGCTTATTATGCACTGATCAACATCAATGAATACGATCAGGAATTAGTGCAAAAACACAATGCATACTGGGTAAATGTAAACGAAGTTCCTCCTCTTGTTTTTGACCATCAGTTAATGGTAGAAAAGGCACGAAGCTTAATGCAGCATAATGCAAGCACAGAACCTATCGGTTTTAATCTTCTGCCCAAGTTATTTACATTAACACAGTTGCAAAGTCTTTTTGAAGCCATCTACGGAGATACCATTGATAAGCGGAATTTCCGTAAGCGAGTTGCAGAAATGGACTATATTGAAAAAACAGATCAAATAGATAAATCAGGATCTAAACGTGGAGCTTACCTGTACAAGTTTAATAGTAAGATTTACAAGAAAGATCCAAAATTCAAGTTATAG
- a CDS encoding aldose epimerase family protein, with protein MKKFWLTLSIAAGILSSCANKPQQEATLSGLKAENFQTEVKGKKTDLYTLKNKAGMEVCITNFGGRIVSIMVPDKDGKMQDVVLGFDSISNYINIPSDFGASVGRYANRINKGKFVLDKDTIQLPTNNFGHCLHGGPEGWQYQVYDAKVISDSCVELTRISPDGDANFPGKVTAKVTFTLTKDNAIDISYEATTDKKTIINMTNHSYFNLSGDANNAITDNQLYVNADKFTPVDSTYMTTGEILPVAGTPMDFSKAKAIGQDIDKFDYVQLKNGNGYDHNWVLNTAGDITKLAAKLTSPISGITLEMYTDEPGVQVYTGNFLDGKVKGKRGIVYKQRTGVCLETQHYPDSPNKKDWPSVILEPGKTYKSHCIYKFSVAK; from the coding sequence ATGAAGAAATTTTGGCTCACACTCAGCATTGCCGCAGGTATACTATCATCCTGTGCCAATAAGCCTCAGCAAGAGGCTACTCTCTCTGGATTAAAAGCAGAAAACTTTCAAACAGAGGTTAAAGGGAAAAAGACTGATCTATACACGCTTAAAAACAAAGCAGGTATGGAAGTATGCATCACAAACTTTGGAGGAAGAATTGTATCTATCATGGTTCCCGATAAGGATGGTAAGATGCAGGATGTGGTACTTGGTTTTGACAGCATTTCAAATTACATAAATATTCCTAGTGACTTCGGTGCTTCCGTTGGAAGATATGCCAATCGCATAAACAAAGGAAAATTCGTTTTAGACAAAGATACAATTCAACTACCTACAAATAACTTCGGTCATTGCCTGCACGGAGGACCAGAAGGATGGCAATATCAAGTATACGATGCAAAAGTTATCAGCGACAGCTGTGTAGAACTTACCCGTATCTCTCCTGACGGAGATGCTAATTTCCCAGGAAAAGTAACAGCAAAAGTAACTTTCACTCTTACAAAAGACAACGCTATCGATATCAGCTACGAAGCAACTACTGATAAGAAAACTATTATAAATATGACTAACCACTCATATTTCAATCTTTCAGGAGATGCTAATAATGCAATAACCGATAACCAACTATATGTCAATGCTGACAAATTTACTCCGGTAGACAGTACTTACATGACTACAGGCGAAATTCTTCCTGTTGCAGGAACACCAATGGATTTTAGTAAGGCAAAAGCTATTGGTCAGGATATCGACAAATTCGACTATGTACAATTGAAGAACGGAAATGGTTACGATCATAACTGGGTACTTAACACAGCGGGAGATATAACTAAATTAGCAGCAAAACTTACTTCACCAATCAGCGGCATTACTTTGGAAATGTACACTGACGAACCAGGAGTACAAGTATACACAGGAAACTTCCTTGATGGAAAAGTAAAAGGTAAACGTGGTATCGTTTATAAGCAACGTACAGGTGTTTGCCTTGAAACACAACATTATCCTGACAGCCCAAATAAAAAAGACTGGCCTTCTGTAATCCTGGAACCGGGAAAAACATACAAAAGCCATTGTATCTATAAATTTTCGGTTGCCAAATAA
- the galK gene encoding galactokinase translates to MDIEYVRSRFAKHFDGAVGSVYASPGRINLIGEHTDYNGGFVFPGAIDKGMMAEIKINGTDKIRAYSIDLKDYVEFGLNEEDAPHASWARYIFGVCREIIKRGGKIQGFDTAFAGDVPLGAGMSSSAALESTYAFALNDMFNCGIDKFELAKIGQATEHNYCGVNCGIMDQFASVFGKAGSLIRLDCRSLEYKYYPFNPIGYKVVLLDSVVKHELASSAYNKRRQSCETVVAAIKKNHPEVEFLRDCTMEMLEAVKNDVTAEDYMRSEYVIEEIQRVLDVCDALGKGDYETVGEKMYGTHHGMSKLYEVSCEELDFLNDCAKKNGVTGSRVMGGGFGGCTINLVKEELYDAFIADAKESFKAKFGRSPKVYDVVISDGSRKLA, encoded by the coding sequence ATGGATATTGAATATGTAAGAAGTCGCTTTGCAAAGCACTTTGATGGAGCAGTAGGCTCAGTATACGCATCACCTGGACGTATTAACCTTATCGGAGAACATACAGATTACAATGGCGGATTTGTATTTCCGGGAGCTATCGATAAGGGAATGATGGCAGAAATTAAAATCAATGGAACAGATAAAATAAGAGCTTACTCTATTGACCTGAAAGATTACGTAGAATTTGGATTAAACGAAGAAGATGCTCCACACGCAAGTTGGGCAAGATATATTTTTGGAGTTTGCCGTGAGATCATTAAAAGAGGAGGTAAAATTCAAGGATTCGACACTGCTTTTGCAGGCGATGTACCTCTTGGAGCAGGAATGTCTTCATCTGCAGCATTGGAAAGCACATACGCTTTTGCATTGAACGATATGTTCAACTGTGGTATCGACAAATTCGAATTAGCTAAAATCGGACAGGCTACAGAACATAATTATTGCGGTGTAAACTGTGGTATTATGGATCAGTTTGCTTCGGTATTTGGTAAAGCAGGTAGCTTAATCCGTTTGGATTGTCGTTCATTGGAATACAAATACTATCCATTCAACCCAATTGGATACAAAGTAGTATTGCTTGATTCTGTTGTTAAGCACGAACTTGCTTCATCAGCATACAACAAACGTCGTCAATCTTGTGAAACAGTAGTAGCTGCTATCAAGAAAAATCACCCAGAAGTAGAATTCCTTCGCGATTGCACAATGGAAATGCTTGAGGCTGTTAAGAACGACGTAACTGCAGAAGATTACATGCGTTCTGAATATGTAATTGAAGAAATTCAACGCGTACTCGACGTTTGTGATGCTTTGGGAAAAGGCGACTACGAAACAGTTGGTGAAAAGATGTATGGCACACACCACGGAATGAGCAAGCTTTACGAAGTTAGCTGCGAAGAGCTTGATTTCTTAAACGACTGCGCTAAGAAAAACGGAGTAACAGGTTCACGCGTTATGGGTGGTGGATTTGGTGGATGTACTATCAACTTAGTAAAAGAAGAATTGTATGATGCATTTATTGCTGATGCAAAAGAATCTTTCAAAGCTAAGTTTGGCAGAAGTCCTAAAGTTTACGATGTAGTAATCAGCGATGGTTCACGCAAGTTAGCTTAA